From the Simplicispira suum genome, the window CAGCGGCGCCTGCACCCAGGTCGCCAGAATGGGGCCGAAGACCATCAAGCCCCACATGCCGTAAACGATGGACGGCACTGCAGCCAGCAACTCAATGGCCGTACCCAGTGGGCGCCTGAGCCAACCGGGGGACAGCTCGGTGAGGAACAGCGCAATGCCGAAACTCACCGGAACGGCAATCAACAGGGCAATGACCGAGGTGGCCAAGGTGCCGTAGATCATTACCAGACCGCCATACTCGTTTTGCACCGGATCCCACACGCTATTGGTGAGAAATCCAAGGCCAAACGCGTGGATCGCAGGCCATGCACCCATCGCGAGGGAAATGAGGATACCCACCAGCGCGGCCAGAGTCAGCCATGCAGCGCCGTGGGCCAGCAAGGCAAACAGCCGGTCCGCGAGCAAGCCGGTAACGCGGGGCTTGCGGGGAGGATTTTTGCCCGCAGTGCGCGCAGGAGCGCGCGCGGCTGCGGGAGACAGGGGAAATGAAGACACGTTGCAAACCTATGGGGTGGACGGCGGCGCACGCAATGCGCGCCACCAGGTGCGGGTCAGTGCAAGTGCTTATTGGACCGCAACCGGCTTGCCGGTTTCATCCTTCATCTCACCCCAGGCCTTCCTGATGACTTTCTTGACGCTGTCGGGCATGGGCACGTAGTCGAGATCCGAGGCCGTCTTGTCGCCCTGCATGTAGGCCCAGTCGAAGAATTTGAGCGTGGTGGTCGCCTGCATGGGCTTGTCCTGCAGTTTGTGCATCAAGATGAAGGTAGCGCCCGTGATGGGCCAGGCCTCCTGGCCAGGCTGGTCGGTGAGAACCTGGTAGAAACTTTTGCTCCAGTCGGCGCCCGCTGCGGCGGCTTTGAACGACGTGTCATTCGGCGACACGAAGCGGCCCGTGCTGTTGGAGAGCTGCACGTACTTCATCTTGTTCTGCTTGACGTAGGCGTATTCGACGTAGCCAATCGAGTTCGGCAGGCGGCCGACGAAGGCGGCCACACCCTCGTTGCCCTTGCCGCCCGCGCCCGTGGGCCAGTTCACCGCCGTGCCCTCGCCCACTTTGGCTTTCCATTCGGCGTTCACCTTGCTCAGGTAGTTGGTGAAAAGGAAGCTGGTGCCAGATCCATCGGCACGGCGCACCGCAGTGATGTCGGCATCCGGCAGCTTCACGCCAGGATTGAGGGCGGCAATGGCCGGGTCGTTCCAGCGCTTGGTCTTTCCCAGGTAGATATCGCCAAGCACCTGGCCGCTGAGCTTGATCTGCCCTGGAGCGATGCCCTGGATATTGACCACGGGCACCACGCCGCCAATCACGGTGGGGAACTGCATCAGTCCCTTCTTGGCCAGGTCCTCGTCCTTGAGCGGTGCATCGGAGGCTCCGAAATCTACCGTCTTGGCGTCAATCTGGCGCAGACCCGCTCCGGACCCCACCGATTGGTAGTTGATGCGCACACCCGTGGCCTTGTTGTAGTCCGATGCCCACTTGGCATACAGCGGTGCCGGAAAGCTCGCGCCAGCGCCCGTCGCTTCCTGCTGCGCCTGCGCGCTCCATGCGAACCCTGCGAGGAAGGCACCCACTACCAAAGTCCGAACTTTGAACACCTGCATGAATCACACCTTTGCTTTTGCTGGAGGAATGAATGCAATGTAGGGCCGCCATATGACAGGTCTGTGACAGTGGATCTAGACAGTCGCACATTGCCACCCGAACCGCTCTGCAAAGAGAGAAACAATTGCATACAATTAGCCTTTTCCGACGCCACTCTGCCCCGCCATCGCCCACTTCGTGAACGACTCCCTCAGCTCTTCCGTTCTCCTTTCCGAGATTGATGGCGCACCCCACCGCACCCTGCAAGAGTTGCAGGCGCTGCTGGACAATGCGGGCGCGGGCATCGTTTTCATCCGCGAACGGCAGGTGGTGCGCTGCAATGCGCGGTTTGCCCAGTTGTTCGGCTATGGCTCGGCGGCCGAGCTGATTGGCCAGCGCAGCGAGAGCTTTTCCCTTGGGCGCACGGCCTACCGCGACCTGGGGCGCGCTGCATTTCCCGTGATCGCAGAAGGCAAGCCCTACACCACCGAACGCGAGATGCGGCGGCGCGATGGCCGGCGCTTCTGGGCCCGCCTGACCGGCAGCCTGATCAATACGGCCGAACCGCTCGATGGTGCCGTCTGGGTAATTGACGATCTGGATGCGCAAAAGACCGCGCAGAAACAGCTGGAAGCCGCCCTGTGGGAAAAGCAGACCTTGTTTGACCATGCCATGGTAGGCATCGTCTACCTCGTCGATCGCCAGATGACGCGCTGCAACAGCTTTTTTGAAAGCATGCTGGGTTACGGCCCGGGCGAGTTGACCGGTTGCTCGACGCGCCTCTGGTATGCCAGCGATGCCGAGTGGGACGACATTTCGCAGCGCAGCCAGCCGGTGCTGCAGCGCGGCGATTCATTTGCGGGCGAGGTCAGCATTTGCCGCAAGGATGGCAGCCAGATCGTCTGCGAAGTGCGCAGCCGTGCCTTGCATCCGGGCAAGCCGGAGCAGGGCTCGCTGTGGACAGTGATGGACGTGACCGAGCGACGCAACGCCCAGGCGGCGGTGGCGCAGGCTCAGGTCAGGCTGGCGCGCCTGGTGCAGGAGCGCACACGCCAACTCAGCGAAACCGTGGACAGCCTGCACCGCGAAATGGAAGAGCGCCAGGTGGACCGTGACCGCATCCACTGGCTGGCCCACTACGACGCCTTGACCGGGCTGCCCAACCGCACGCTGCTGGCCGAACGCAGCCGCGACGCCATCGCTGCCGCCCAGCAGGGCGGCACGCCGCTGGCCGTTGTTTTCCTCGACCTCGACCATTTCAAGCACGTCAACGACTCGCTGGGCCACCGCGTCGGCGATGCCCTGCTCGTCGCCATTGCCGAGCGCCTGCGCGCTGTGGTGCGCGACAAAGACACGGTCTGCCGCCTCGGTGGCGATGAATTCATTCTGCTGCTCCCCGGCGCCAACGCGCATGGCGCCGAGCGCGTGGCGGGAAAACTGCTCGAAGCCTCCAAGCCGCCCTACCAAATCGGGCACCACGAGCTGACCATGGCGCCCTCGATGGGCATTGCCATGTTTCCTGGCGACGGCGCGGACTTCGACACCCTCACGCAATCGGCCGACGTCGCCATGTACCGCGCCAAGCAGGGCGGGCGCAATACCTACCGGTTCTTCACGCCGGAGATGCAGGCGCAATCGGCCCGTGCCCTGACACTGGAAAATGCCTTGCGGCGCGCGCTGGAACGCGAGCAGTTCACGCTGCACTACCAGCCGCAGGTTTGCCTGGCCAGCGGCCGGCTGCGCGGTGTCGAAGCCTTGCTGCGCTGGCAGCACCCCGAACTGGGTGCCATCTCGCCGGCCGAATTCATCCCGCTGGCCGAGGACAGTGGCCAGATTCTGGCCATCGGCGACTGGGTGCTCCGCACGGCCTTGGCGCAGCTAAACACCTGGCAGCGTGCCAGCCATGCAGTTCCCGGAGTGGCGGTCAACCTCTCGGCGGTGCAGTTTCGCCAGCCCGGCATGCCCGAACGCATTCGCCAGATGCTGGCCGAGGCCAAGCTGCCCGCGCAGGTGCTGGAGCTGGAGCTGACGGAGGGCGTAGCCCTGGACGACCCCCAGGCAGCGAGCGCCACCATGGACCAACTGAACGCCCTGGGCGTGCGGCTGGCGATTGACGATTTCGGCACCGGGTATTCGTCGCTCAGCCTGCTCAAACGCTTTCCCATCCACAAGCTCAAGATCGACCAGTCCTTTGTGCGCGACCTGGGCGAGGACGCCAGCGACCGCGCCCTGGTCAGTGCCATCGTGCGCATGGCACAGGCCCTGGGCATTGAAACCACCGGGGAGGGGGTCGAGACACCGCAGCAACTTGCCTTCCTGCTGGAACAAGGTTGCACCGAGGCGCAGGGCTACTTCTGCGCTCGCCCCATGCCCGGCGACGCCCTGCCCGGCTGGCTGCACGCCCATCCGCAGGCTGCAGGCAAGGCACCTGTAGCCTGAACGTCAAGGTTTTAGAGAAAAACAGGCTCCAGCGCTTATTGGGCCTGTGTTTTCAGCTATTTTTTGGATAGCAAATGACCTCTGTCTGCAGCGCGTGAGAAAATGCCCGATTACTCACCAGACACCCAAAGACAACACCATGGAAGCAGAACGCATCAACCTCATCGGCAACGCACTTGAAGACCTCACGGAGCGCACCCGTGAGTTACGGGGGTATCTTTGACTACGATGCCAAATTTGAACGCCTGCGCACGGTAAACGCCTCGCTGGAAGACCCGTCGGTCTGGAACGACCCAAAGAAGGCCCAGGAACTCGGCAAAGAGAAAAAATCGCTCGACGGCGTGGTGGTCACGCTCGAACGCCTGACGCGTGAGTTGGCGGACAACACCGAGTTGTTCGAAATGAGCCGCGACGAGGGCGACGAAGCCGGCCTGCGCACCATCGAGAGCGAAACCGCCAAACTGCGCCCGGACATCGAGGAACTCGAATTCCGCCGCATGTTCCGCAACGAGGCCGACCCGCTCAACTGCTACCTGGACATCCAGGCCGGCGCCGGCGGCACCGAAGCCTGCGACTGGGCCAGCATGCTGCTGCGCCAGTACCTGCGCTACGCCGAGCGCAAGGGCTTCAAGACCAGCGTGGACGACGAGACGCCGGGAGATGTGGCCGGCATCAAAGGCGCGACCATCCACATCGAGGGCGAATACGCCTACGGCCTGCTGCGCACCGAAACCGGCGTGCACCGTCTGGTGCGCAAATCGCCATTCGACAGCTCGGGCGGGCGCCACACCAGCTTTGCCAGCGTGTTTGTCTACCCGGAAATTGACGACTCGATCCAGATCGACATCAACCCGTCCGACGTGCGCACCGACACCTACCGCGCCAGCGGCGCCGGCGGCCAGCACATCAACAAGACCGACTCGGCCGTGCGCCTGACCCACCTGCCCACCGGCATCGTGGTGCAGTGCCAGGACGGACGCAGCCAGCATGGCAACCGCGACATCGCCTGGCAGCGCCTGCGCTCCAAGCTCTACGACTTCGAAATGCGCAAGCGCCAGGAAGAAGCGCAAAAGCTCGAAGACTCCAAGACGGATGTCGGCTGGGGCCACCAGATTCGTTCGTATGTGCTCGACAACAGCCGCATCAAGGATTTGCGCACCAATGTTGAAATCTCCGCCACCCAGAAAGTGCTGGACGGCGACCTCGACGCGTTTATTGAAGCTTCGCTGAAGCAAGGTATTTAGGCAATGCTGAACAAGTCCCTCACGCGCCCTGCATCCGTGCGTAGTGCGGTCTGTGGCGTTGCAAATCCTCGCCATAGCTGCGGCTATGGGGAGGATTTGCGCCTTGCATCCCATCACCACGCACGGCGCGCGCCATCGTGGTGACTTATTCAACATCGCCTTAAGGAATCTGAATGTACGCAATGCGCGAAGACGGCCAGGCGCCGGCCACCGCCCACCACCGAGGTGACTACCAGGCACCCGCCTGGTGGATCGACACCGTAGAACTTACCTTCGACCTCGACCCCGCCAAGACGCGCGTGCTCAACCGCATGCGCGTGCGCCGCAACCCCGATGTGGCACTGCAACCGCTGCGGCTCGACGGCGACGAGCTGAACCTGGCGCGCGTGATGGTCAATGGTGGCGGCACCTCCTTTCGTATGGACGCAGGCCAGTTGGTGCTGGAGAACCTGCCGCAGGACGAGGCCGGCTTTGACCTGGAGATCTTCACCACCTGCGCGCCCGAGAAAAACACCGCGCTGATGGGCTTGTACGTGAGCCAGGGCACGTTCTTCACGCAATGCGAGGCCGAGGG encodes:
- the pstS gene encoding phosphate ABC transporter substrate-binding protein PstS, with the protein product MQVFKVRTLVVGAFLAGFAWSAQAQQEATGAGASFPAPLYAKWASDYNKATGVRINYQSVGSGAGLRQIDAKTVDFGASDAPLKDEDLAKKGLMQFPTVIGGVVPVVNIQGIAPGQIKLSGQVLGDIYLGKTKRWNDPAIAALNPGVKLPDADITAVRRADGSGTSFLFTNYLSKVNAEWKAKVGEGTAVNWPTGAGGKGNEGVAAFVGRLPNSIGYVEYAYVKQNKMKYVQLSNSTGRFVSPNDTSFKAAAAGADWSKSFYQVLTDQPGQEAWPITGATFILMHKLQDKPMQATTTLKFFDWAYMQGDKTASDLDYVPMPDSVKKVIRKAWGEMKDETGKPVAVQ
- a CDS encoding EAL and GGDEF domain-containing protein, producing the protein MNDSLSSSVLLSEIDGAPHRTLQELQALLDNAGAGIVFIRERQVVRCNARFAQLFGYGSAAELIGQRSESFSLGRTAYRDLGRAAFPVIAEGKPYTTEREMRRRDGRRFWARLTGSLINTAEPLDGAVWVIDDLDAQKTAQKQLEAALWEKQTLFDHAMVGIVYLVDRQMTRCNSFFESMLGYGPGELTGCSTRLWYASDAEWDDISQRSQPVLQRGDSFAGEVSICRKDGSQIVCEVRSRALHPGKPEQGSLWTVMDVTERRNAQAAVAQAQVRLARLVQERTRQLSETVDSLHREMEERQVDRDRIHWLAHYDALTGLPNRTLLAERSRDAIAAAQQGGTPLAVVFLDLDHFKHVNDSLGHRVGDALLVAIAERLRAVVRDKDTVCRLGGDEFILLLPGANAHGAERVAGKLLEASKPPYQIGHHELTMAPSMGIAMFPGDGADFDTLTQSADVAMYRAKQGGRNTYRFFTPEMQAQSARALTLENALRRALEREQFTLHYQPQVCLASGRLRGVEALLRWQHPELGAISPAEFIPLAEDSGQILAIGDWVLRTALAQLNTWQRASHAVPGVAVNLSAVQFRQPGMPERIRQMLAEAKLPAQVLELELTEGVALDDPQAASATMDQLNALGVRLAIDDFGTGYSSLSLLKRFPIHKLKIDQSFVRDLGEDASDRALVSAIVRMAQALGIETTGEGVETPQQLAFLLEQGCTEAQGYFCARPMPGDALPGWLHAHPQAAGKAPVA
- the prfB gene encoding peptide chain release factor 2 (programmed frameshift) is translated as MEAERINLIGNALEDLTERTRELRGYLDYDAKFERLRTVNASLEDPSVWNDPKKAQELGKEKKSLDGVVVTLERLTRELADNTELFEMSRDEGDEAGLRTIESETAKLRPDIEELEFRRMFRNEADPLNCYLDIQAGAGGTEACDWASMLLRQYLRYAERKGFKTSVDDETPGDVAGIKGATIHIEGEYAYGLLRTETGVHRLVRKSPFDSSGGRHTSFASVFVYPEIDDSIQIDINPSDVRTDTYRASGAGGQHINKTDSAVRLTHLPTGIVVQCQDGRSQHGNRDIAWQRLRSKLYDFEMRKRQEEAQKLEDSKTDVGWGHQIRSYVLDNSRIKDLRTNVEISATQKVLDGDLDAFIEASLKQGI